AGAAGCGGTACGAGACTGCCGACCACGACATCGCCGTATGGCTGGCCGTGCAGGAGCGGCGACGGAAGGGGGCGACCTCAACGCTGGAAAGCGGGGCGCTATTTCTCAGCAACGATCAGTTCTTCCGGTTCTTCGACGATAAGGTGCTTCGCGGGCTGCATTCCGTGACCGTGGTCCTACCCCGGACGCTGCTGCAGGTGCTGCGTCCGTTCGCCACCCCAAGCGGCGACTACGACCGGCGGTTCGTCAAGGCCTTCGCAGCTGCGGAGTTCCGGACCGCCCACAGTGACTATGAGAAAACAACGGCGGAGTTGATGTCGCATTTGGCCGCCTTCGGTGACCTGCCGGAGGAAACCGCCGTGAAGGTGCTGGGCGACGAGCTGCTCCGCACACGCCTCGAGAAGGTGCGGGGGACCGACGACGCCGGGAAGCTGGTTAGAGACAAGGTCATCGACCTCAACGCCTCGCTTGTCGCCGAGCGGGACGCCTCACGCGAGCTGCTATCCGCTGAAGAGTCGGAGGCCACAGACTTACGGCGGCACGTAAAGCTTGCTTTCCGCACTTCTCGGCGGCGTTTTAGCGCCAGCGGGAGCGGGGGTCGTTGTCGATGATCTGTATGGACAGGGCTTCGAGTTCGGCGGTGAGGTTCTTGAGGGTGCGGGCGTTGTCGAACCAGGGCTGGTAGTCGGGTAGCTGCTCGGCGGTGAGCACGCGGGTGACGGTCTTGTTGTTGACCTTGCGGGTCCAGGAGTTGTAGGGGCCGTGCAGGGCGGGCGGGTCGGCGTGGCAGCGGCAGTTGGTCTTGCCGCAGCGGGCCATGCGGGTGGCGATGCTGCCGGGCAGCACGAAGCCGAGCTGGCTGAGTCGTTCGGCGATGCGACGTTGCGTTCGGCGTTGCGCGGCGGTGGGGGGCACCAGGGGTCCTTCGGTGTCGGTTACACGGTCCTGCCCGTGGTCCGTAGTATAACTACTTAGGACACGGTGGCGCAAGGCTGGCGGCGAGGAGGACGCGGTGGCCGACAACGACGGGTTCACACTGACGAGCGAGGTGCTGGGGCCGCTGCCGGTGGTCAACGCCTACCTGGAGCGCATGGGCGTGGAAGGGCTGCTGGACCGGTTCGTGCCCCACGACGACCGTCGGCTCAAGCTCGCGCCCGCGGCCGCGCTGGGGGTGGTGGTGCGCAACCTCGTGCTGGGCCGCGAGCCGGTGTACGCGCTGGGGCGGTGGGCGGCACCGTTCGACCCGACGCTGCTGGGCTTGGAGCCCGGCGAGGTCGAGCTGTGCAACGACGACCGGGTGGGGCGCATGCTGTCCCGGCTGTTCGACGCTGACCGGGCGTCGCTTTCGACCCGGCTGGTGCTGGATGCGATCGCCGCGTTCGACATCGACACCTCCCAGCTGCACACCGACACCACGTCGATCCGGTTCACCGGCCTGTATGCCGACGCCGACGGGCGTGCCCGCGGCGGCAAGGCGACCCCTGCGGTTGTGCACGGTCATTCGAAGGACCACAGGCCCGACTTGCGCCAGCTGGTGTGGTCGTTGACCGTGACCGCCGACGGGGCGGTGCCGGTCTGCTACCGGGTGGCCGACGGCAACGCCACCGACGACAGGTTGCACGTGCCGGTGTGGGACGAGCTCGTGGCCATGCTCGGCCGCGCCGACTTCCTCTACGTCGCCGACTCGAAACTGGCCACCCGGCCCAACATGAACCACATCGCCGGCGGCC
This region of Egibacteraceae bacterium genomic DNA includes:
- a CDS encoding DUF6788 family protein, with protein sequence MPPTAAQRRTQRRIAERLSQLGFVLPGSIATRMARCGKTNCRCHADPPALHGPYNSWTRKVNNKTVTRVLTAEQLPDYQPWFDNARTLKNLTAELEALSIQIIDNDPRSRWR
- a CDS encoding DUF4277 domain-containing protein, with the translated sequence MADNDGFTLTSEVLGPLPVVNAYLERMGVEGLLDRFVPHDDRRLKLAPAAALGVVVRNLVLGREPVYALGRWAAPFDPTLLGLEPGEVELCNDDRVGRMLSRLFDADRASLSTRLVLDAIAAFDIDTSQLHTDTTSIRFTGLYADADGRARGGKATPAVVHGHSKDHRPDLRQLVWSLTVTADGAVPVCYRVADGNATDDRLHVPVWDELVAMLGRADFLYVADSKLATRPNMNHIAGG